In Prochlorococcus marinus str. MIT 1214, one DNA window encodes the following:
- a CDS encoding tRNA-(ms[2]io[6]A)-hydroxylase yields the protein MSNSKTKIFEQSKICWLINKTSEAWIDLAISNPMEILLDHAHCERKAAGVALQLMFRYVSEPGLSEVLSPLAREELEHFERVLSLLNARGKKLQKLASPPYGAILAKNICKEEPLRMLDSFLVAGLIEARSHERMKLLSIHSPDMALRKLYGDLLKSEARHFGIYWQLAAERFDRDLLTSRLEELAKVESDALLEMHHLPRMHS from the coding sequence ATGAGTAATTCAAAAACTAAAATTTTTGAGCAATCAAAGATTTGCTGGCTAATAAATAAGACTAGTGAAGCTTGGATAGATCTTGCAATCTCTAATCCAATGGAAATACTTTTGGATCATGCCCATTGTGAAAGGAAGGCTGCTGGAGTTGCATTGCAACTTATGTTTCGCTATGTAAGTGAACCTGGTCTTTCAGAGGTTCTAAGCCCATTAGCAAGAGAGGAGCTTGAACATTTTGAGAGGGTTTTGTCTCTTTTAAATGCGCGTGGGAAAAAACTTCAAAAATTAGCCTCACCTCCCTATGGAGCAATTTTGGCAAAAAACATTTGCAAAGAAGAACCATTACGAATGTTGGATAGTTTTCTAGTTGCCGGGCTTATTGAGGCGAGGAGTCATGAAAGAATGAAATTATTGTCGATACATTCTCCTGATATGGCACTTCGTAAGTTGTATGGCGACTTGTTAAAAAGCGAGGCTAGGCATTTCGGAATTTATTGGCAATTGGCAGCTGAACGTTTTGATCGAGATCTTCTTACTTCTAGGCTAGAGGAATTAGCGAAGGTTGAGTCAGATGCTTTATTGGAAATGCATCATCTGCCAAGAATGCATAGTTAA
- the cobI gene encoding precorrin-2 C(20)-methyltransferase yields the protein MKVLTITGVGPGDPSLLTLAAVDAIKGSTVVSYPVSTRGGDSLAEKIASKWITKDKKKLPLHFPMVDDQNTLKNAWRVAGNELMKMVEKGERVVFLAQGDISLFSTGSYLSKELEKYRSECLVKLIPGVTSFSAAAAKSKLPLAFQEEQLLISPVPDSYDELKVMLSDAASKKRVVVLLKLGKKWEWVKPLLEELDLMKKSIFAERIGFSDQEILSASDLSPGTRPYFSLLLIRQSWPLVMP from the coding sequence ATGAAAGTTTTGACTATTACTGGCGTTGGACCAGGTGATCCCTCTTTATTAACTTTGGCAGCAGTTGATGCTATTAAAGGATCAACAGTTGTTTCTTATCCAGTCTCTACAAGGGGAGGTGACAGCCTTGCTGAAAAAATTGCTTCAAAATGGATAACAAAAGATAAAAAAAAATTGCCTTTGCATTTTCCTATGGTTGACGATCAAAACACTTTAAAAAATGCATGGAGAGTTGCTGGAAATGAATTAATGAAGATGGTTGAGAAAGGTGAAAGAGTCGTTTTCCTTGCTCAAGGAGATATCTCACTTTTTTCGACTGGCTCGTATCTTTCAAAGGAGTTAGAAAAATATCGTTCAGAGTGCCTTGTTAAACTAATTCCAGGTGTTACATCTTTTTCTGCAGCTGCCGCGAAAAGTAAACTACCTCTTGCTTTTCAAGAGGAACAATTATTAATATCACCTGTTCCAGACTCATATGACGAGCTAAAGGTTATGTTGTCTGATGCTGCGTCTAAGAAAAGGGTAGTTGTTTTGCTCAAGCTTGGTAAAAAATGGGAATGGGTCAAACCTTTGCTTGAAGAACTTGATCTTATGAAAAAGTCAATATTTGCAGAAAGAATAGGATTTTCAGATCAAGAAATTCTTAGTGCATCTGATTTGTCCCCAGGTACTAGGCCATATTTTTCTTTACTTTTGATTCGACAAAGCTGGCCTTTGGTAATGCCCTAA
- the dusB gene encoding tRNA dihydrouridine synthase DusB, with translation MKELSPIFLSGNGTSRSLECPVLQSPLAGVSDQIFRKFVRRWAPKALLFTEMVNAKSLELGHGDEKVIELSEESGPIGVQLFDHRPKSMIDAAIKAESCGAFLLDINMGCPVKKIAKKGGGSALLKEPELAQLIVKKVSKAISIPVTVKIRLGWCESTSDPVSFALGLQEAGAQLITVHGRTRRQGFSGYANWEAISKIKKSLDIPVIANGDIKNSRDAIECLKITNADGVMIGRASMGAPWLVGQIDDEIKKQSTFKPPDAKMKISLCLEHLKLLVSKKGNHGLLIARKHMNWTCRGFEGASTLRHKLVRASTPKDAIQLLESELVKFN, from the coding sequence ATGAAAGAGTTATCACCGATTTTTTTATCAGGCAATGGGACTTCTAGATCTTTAGAGTGTCCAGTTCTTCAGTCCCCACTTGCAGGCGTCAGCGATCAAATATTCAGGAAATTTGTTCGTAGATGGGCTCCAAAAGCATTACTTTTTACCGAAATGGTAAATGCAAAGAGTCTTGAATTGGGTCATGGTGATGAGAAGGTAATTGAGCTTTCAGAAGAGAGTGGACCAATTGGTGTTCAACTTTTTGACCATAGGCCAAAATCAATGATAGATGCAGCCATTAAAGCTGAATCATGTGGTGCATTTCTTTTAGATATAAATATGGGTTGTCCAGTAAAAAAAATTGCCAAAAAAGGAGGCGGAAGTGCTCTATTAAAAGAACCAGAACTTGCTCAATTAATCGTCAAAAAGGTTTCAAAAGCCATATCAATTCCAGTAACAGTAAAAATAAGGTTGGGGTGGTGTGAATCCACAAGTGATCCAGTATCTTTTGCGTTGGGATTACAGGAGGCTGGGGCACAACTCATAACTGTTCATGGGCGAACGAGAAGGCAAGGATTCTCTGGGTATGCAAACTGGGAAGCTATTTCAAAAATCAAAAAGTCATTAGATATACCTGTCATTGCTAATGGTGATATTAAAAACTCTCGAGATGCTATTGAATGCCTAAAGATTACTAATGCCGATGGGGTGATGATAGGAAGGGCAAGTATGGGCGCTCCCTGGTTGGTTGGGCAAATTGATGACGAAATCAAAAAGCAAAGTACTTTTAAACCACCTGACGCAAAGATGAAAATCAGCTTATGTTTAGAGCATCTAAAATTACTTGTTTCAAAAAAAGGTAATCATGGGCTTTTGATTGCTAGGAAACATATGAATTGGACTTGTAGAGGTTTTGAAGGCGCGTCTACTCTTCGCCATAAATTAGTTAGAGCAAGCACTCCAAAAGACGCGATACAACTACTCGAATCTGAACTTGTTAAATTCAACTAA
- the der gene encoding ribosome biogenesis GTPase Der gives MALPIVAIIGRPNVGKSTLVNRLCQSREAIVHDEPGVTRDRTYQDGFWRDRDFKVVDTGGLVFDDDSEFLPEIREQANLALEEAVVALVIVDGQEGVTTADESIAEFLRSHSCKTLVVVNKCESPELGLAMAAEFWKLGLGEPYAISAIHGVGTGDLLDHVVTLFPSKDLDEVSDSPIQLAIIGRPNVGKSSLLNSICGEPRAIVSSIRGTTRDTIDTRITYQGNQWKLVDTAGIRRRRSVNYGPEFFGINRSFKAIERSDVCVLVLDALDGVTEQDQRLAGRIEQEGRACLIVVNKWDAVEKDSHTMVAMEKDIRSKLYFLDWAEMIFTSAVTGQRVEGIFALATLAVDQNRRRVSTSVVNEVLTEALRWRSPPTTRGGKQGRLYYGTQVAINPPSFTLFVNEPKLFGDTYRRYIERQIREGLGFEGTPIKLFWRGKQQRDVEKDLARQQKGGRN, from the coding sequence TTGGCGCTACCAATAGTCGCAATAATTGGGCGCCCAAATGTTGGCAAATCTACACTGGTGAATCGCTTATGTCAGAGCAGAGAAGCTATTGTTCATGATGAGCCAGGGGTTACTAGAGATCGAACTTATCAAGATGGATTTTGGAGGGATAGAGATTTTAAAGTTGTAGATACTGGCGGATTGGTTTTTGATGACGATAGTGAGTTTCTTCCTGAAATAAGAGAGCAAGCTAATCTTGCGCTTGAAGAAGCAGTCGTTGCATTAGTAATTGTTGATGGTCAGGAGGGAGTTACGACAGCTGATGAATCGATAGCTGAATTTTTGAGGTCTCATTCTTGTAAAACACTTGTGGTGGTTAATAAATGTGAATCTCCCGAACTAGGGTTAGCAATGGCAGCTGAATTTTGGAAGCTTGGCCTTGGTGAGCCATATGCAATCTCTGCCATACATGGAGTAGGTACTGGCGATTTACTTGATCATGTGGTTACTTTGTTTCCTTCTAAAGATTTAGATGAAGTAAGTGACTCTCCTATTCAATTGGCAATTATTGGAAGGCCTAATGTGGGGAAGTCAAGTCTTCTTAATTCAATTTGTGGAGAGCCAAGAGCAATTGTTAGTTCTATTAGGGGTACGACTCGAGATACGATTGATACTCGAATAACTTATCAGGGCAATCAATGGAAATTAGTTGATACTGCGGGAATACGTAGACGTAGAAGTGTTAATTATGGGCCAGAGTTCTTTGGGATTAATCGTAGTTTTAAGGCAATAGAAAGAAGTGATGTCTGTGTGTTGGTTTTAGATGCTTTGGATGGTGTTACAGAACAAGATCAAAGGCTTGCAGGTAGAATTGAGCAGGAAGGAAGAGCTTGTTTAATTGTCGTTAATAAATGGGATGCTGTCGAAAAAGATAGTCACACAATGGTTGCAATGGAAAAAGATATTCGTTCAAAACTATATTTTCTCGATTGGGCAGAGATGATTTTCACATCTGCGGTCACGGGACAAAGAGTAGAAGGGATTTTTGCTTTAGCTACTTTGGCAGTTGATCAGAATAGAAGAAGGGTTAGTACCTCTGTTGTTAATGAGGTGCTAACTGAGGCATTGAGATGGAGAAGCCCTCCTACGACGAGAGGTGGAAAACAGGGGCGGCTTTATTACGGGACCCAAGTAGCTATTAATCCTCCAAGCTTTACTCTTTTTGTGAATGAACCTAAATTGTTTGGGGATACTTATCGAAGATATATTGAGAGACAAATCCGAGAGGGCTTAGGCTTTGAAGGGACTCCAATAAAATTGTTTTGGAGAGGGAAGCAGCAACGCGATGTTGAAAAAGACTTGGCACGCCAACAGAAGGGGGGCCGAAATTAG
- a CDS encoding energy-coupling factor transporter transmembrane component T family protein, with protein sequence MDWLKKIPIGQYVSGKSSWLRGIDPRVKLSWILLFLLTPILANSIWRISTAFVLLLITFLSFLPPRIWWRSLVFLLIFSLMIGLLSIVLPASETSSELTIRAPNEIPGAIVLTRSWEICRLGPFNFGGISLGPLIVDRRSAELGIKTSTLIFTVIHSVNLMLITTPPEDLVWAISWFFAPLTFLGFPLEKFSFQLLLALRFLPLVQEELQNLFRSIGVRAIKYRKLGLKSALNLFISLGERLLLNILLRAEQGADSLMSREGLWLSSKELRPCFIVDSRYLWINLSSIFLLLMAILLRCMYGTS encoded by the coding sequence ATGGATTGGCTAAAAAAGATTCCAATTGGTCAATACGTCTCTGGTAAATCAAGCTGGCTACGTGGTATCGATCCTCGAGTTAAACTCTCCTGGATTCTGTTGTTTTTGTTGACTCCCATTTTAGCTAACTCAATCTGGAGAATTTCAACAGCTTTTGTTCTTTTATTAATTACATTTCTTAGTTTTCTACCTCCACGTATTTGGTGGCGATCTCTAGTTTTTTTGTTAATTTTCTCTTTGATGATTGGACTTTTATCGATTGTTTTACCTGCGAGTGAAACATCAAGCGAATTGACTATAAGAGCACCTAATGAAATACCAGGAGCAATTGTTTTGACTCGATCATGGGAAATCTGCAGGTTGGGGCCATTTAACTTCGGGGGTATTTCATTAGGACCATTAATCGTCGATCGTCGCTCTGCAGAATTAGGTATTAAAACTTCAACCCTGATTTTTACTGTTATACACAGTGTGAATTTGATGTTAATTACAACCCCTCCTGAAGACCTTGTGTGGGCAATTAGTTGGTTTTTTGCTCCTCTAACTTTTTTAGGATTTCCTTTGGAAAAATTCTCATTTCAACTGCTTTTGGCTTTACGATTTTTACCTTTAGTTCAAGAGGAACTCCAAAATCTTTTTCGTTCAATTGGTGTTAGGGCAATAAAATATAGGAAATTGGGACTGAAAAGTGCTTTGAATTTGTTTATTTCTCTAGGAGAAAGACTTTTGTTAAACATTTTGCTGAGGGCAGAACAAGGGGCTGATTCTTTAATGTCAAGAGAGGGGCTTTGGCTATCGTCGAAAGAACTACGACCTTGCTTTATTGTTGATTCTAGATATTTATGGATTAACTTAAGTTCGATTTTTTTGCTTTTGATGGCGATCCTGTTGCGTTGTATGTATGGTACATCTTAA
- a CDS encoding PipX family protein, with translation MNAERYLNHPTFGMLYLVSPATNGRDVYATLYAQKMFFLVTLQPRGAAFEVIPYMDARHYSEMHLSKCKRERSSDIELWHELFNQTFM, from the coding sequence TTGAACGCTGAACGTTATCTAAATCATCCAACTTTTGGAATGCTATATCTAGTTTCACCAGCTACTAATGGTAGAGATGTATATGCAACTTTATATGCACAGAAAATGTTTTTTTTAGTTACTTTGCAACCAAGGGGGGCAGCTTTTGAAGTTATTCCATATATGGATGCTAGACATTATTCGGAGATGCATTTGTCAAAATGTAAGAGAGAAAGATCCTCTGATATAGAGCTTTGGCATGAATTGTTTAATCAAACTTTCATGTAA